A window of Pseudomonadota bacterium genomic DNA:
CTGAACGCCAGCGCGCAAACGATCGCGGCGGTGCTCGAGCGGGAAGGGGGCGCGGATCTCGTCGTCGCGGTCGATCTGTTCGGCGTCCCGGCCGAGGCGCCGGGGATAGCAGAGCTCCTCGAGCCGCGCGGGATCCGGTTCGTCGTCGACGCCGCGTGCTCCCTCGGCGCGTCGCTCGACGGGCGGCCCTGCGGCGCGTTCGGCGACGCCGCGATCCTGAGCTTCCACCCGCGCAAGCTCGTCACGACCGGCGAGGGCGGCGCCGTGCTCACGGACAACGCCGGGCTCGCGGCGACGCTGCGCCGCTTCCGCAACGTCGGCGCCGAGGGCGGCGCGTTCCACGGCGTCGGGCTCAACCTCCGGCCGTCCGAGATCGGCGCGGCGATAGGCTGCGTCCAGCTCGCGCGGCTCGACGAGATCATCTCGCGGCGGGCCGCGCTCGCGTCGCGGTACGGCGCGCTTCCGCTCGGGTTCCAGGCCGCGCCCCCGGGCGCGCGGCGCAACCACCAGACGTTCGCGGCGCTCCTGCCCGAGCGGCTCGGGAGATCCGGGCGCGATGGGCTCGTCGCGCACCTCGCGGCGCGCGGGATCGAGGCGCAGGTCGCGAGCCACTGCCTCGGCACGTGCGGCCCGCTCGCCGCGGCGCTCGGCGCGGAAGCGGACGCGACGCCCGCGGCCCGCGCGGCGGCGGATCTCGGCCTCGCGCTGCCGCTGCACGGCGGGCTCTCCTTTGAGGATGTGGACCGGATCGCGGCGGACGTGCGAGACTGGCTCGAGCGGCACGGGGTGACGGGATGACGACGGCGCCGATCCTCGAGGTCCAGGATCTCTTCAA
This region includes:
- a CDS encoding DegT/DnrJ/EryC1/StrS family aminotransferase: MRTPGPQKIKLADPCLTEAEERAAVEVLRSGRVVAGPRVEELETRLARITGRAHAVALSSGTAALLALLHELGIGVGKTVVVPALAFPAAAQAAAFLGARVVACDVEPTTLNASAQTIAAVLEREGGADLVVAVDLFGVPAEAPGIAELLEPRGIRFVVDAACSLGASLDGRPCGAFGDAAILSFHPRKLVTTGEGGAVLTDNAGLAATLRRFRNVGAEGGAFHGVGLNLRPSEIGAAIGCVQLARLDEIISRRAALASRYGALPLGFQAAPPGARRNHQTFAALLPERLGRSGRDGLVAHLAARGIEAQVASHCLGTCGPLAAALGAEADATPAARAAADLGLALPLHGGLSFEDVDRIAADVRDWLERHGVTG